The sequence below is a genomic window from Armatimonadota bacterium.
CCCAACCGAACGCCCTCGCCCGCGACGTAATGTCGGCTGACATCATCACCGTCAACGCCACCATGCCCGAAGAAGAGGTTGCGCGCGTGCTTGCTCGCTACGGATTCTCGGCGGTTCCCGTCCTCGATGATCGAGGGCGAATGCTCGGCATCATCACGGCTGACGACGCCCAGGAGATTCTGGAAGAGGCACAGACCGAAGACGTCCTCATGCTGGGTGGCGTCACGGGCGATGCGGAAAACTACCTCGCGCTGTCGATCGTGGAATTGGTCAAGCGCCGGTTACCTTGGCTCGTCGTTCTGTTCGTCGCCGAGTTCCTAACCGGCAGCGTATTGCGGCACTACCTGGGCAAGGATGCCGACGACGACCCTTCCGCTTCACTTGCGATCATCGCCAAGCTTCAGCTCTTTGTGCCGCTCCTGATCGGCGCAGGCGGTAACGCCGGTTCGCAGGTCACCACGACGATCACGCGGGCTTTGGCCCTTGGCGACGTCCGATCTCGTGACTGGTTCCGCGTCATTCGGCGGGAGTTTTCGGTTGCGCTGATCATCGGCGCGACGCTGGGCCTGATCGGGTTTGCCAGGGTTGCGCTACCGGTTATCGGCTGGTCACAACCGCTCTACTTCTCCCTGACCGTCGCCCTATCGCTCCCGTGCATCATCTTGTGGGCGGCGACGGTGGGTTCGGTGTTACCCATCGCGGCGAAGCGGTTTGGCATCGACCCGGCGGTCATGAGCGCGCCGTTCATCTCGACGTTCGTCGATGCGACCGGGTTGATCATCTACTTTGAGGTCGCCCACCGCGTGATGACCGCCTTCGGCAAGTCGTTCTAGGACCAGATCGTCACCGGGTGGGCGCTCATCTGTTGGGTGTTGTCGTAGATCGGGATGCGCATCGCGCTCGCAAACTTGGCCGCGCGGGCAACCGTCGGTTGTCCGCCCATCTGGATTGAGCCGGCCGGAAGTCGGGTCTCGGTTTCGAGAACCATCAGCGGAGCCCGGCCCTGCTTCCAGTGGAGCACCAGGTGATAGTTCGCCGCTCCGGGGGCCATCAGCGAAGGTGACGCCACCACAACCAGCGCGTCGATTTCATCGAGGGTGCCCTGCCACAAGCGGGGCACAAAGCCTGGGCCTTGCCTCCGCCGGTACGTGCGATTTTTGAGGTCAAATCGAATTCGAACCAGCGATAGATTCGCCCAGATTCCAGCGAGAAAGACCATGAGTCCGACGCTGAGGAACCACGTGTTGAAGGTGACGACGCCGTACACCATCATCAAAGCGCCGCCGCCGATGCACGCATAAACGAGGCCCATGTAGAGCCGATCCGGCTCGAACACCAAAAAGCGCTCTTCCTTCAGAAATCGTCCACGCGTGGGCGTCTCCAGCATCTATTTCTCCAGGGCGTACCGCAAAACCTGCTCCGCCCGATCCACAAAATGCACACTCAGCAAGGCGCGGATAGCGGCGGGAACATCCTCATAATAGTCTTTCTTGTTTTGGTCGGGCAAGATTAACGTCTGCACTCCGGCCCGTTGCGCGGCCAGCACCTTCTCCTTGATGCCTCCGACCGGCAAAACCTGACCGCTGAGGGTGATTTCGCCCGTCATCGCCAGGCGATGTTTCACCTTACGTTTGGTAAACAACGAGACCAACGCCGTCAGCATCGTCACGCCCGCACTGGGACCGTCCTTGGGCACTGCCCCCGCCGGAACGTGGACGTGGATTTCGTTCTTCTCGAACTGCTCTGAGTTGATCTTCAGTTCCTTCGCGTGCGATCGAATGTAGCTAAGGGCGGCAGTAACCGACTCGCGCATCACGTCGCCAAGCTGACCGGTCACGATCAGCCCCTTCGTTCCCGGCATTTCGGTGGACTCGATAAAGAGCACATCGCCGCCGACGGGAGTCCAGGCGAGGCCAACCGCCACGCCGGGGATCATTTCTCGTTCATTGATAAGATCGTGAAGGTAGCGCGGCGCACCCAAAGCGGTCTCAACAAACTTTTCGGTGACCGTCAGCTTGGCGGTTCGCCCTTCGGCGAACTGGCGAGTGACCTTTCGCACCACGCTTCCGATCTCGCGCTCCAGGTTTCGAACGCCCGCCTCCCGCGTGTAGTGGCGAACGAGCTTCTGAATCGCTTCTGGCTTGAAGGCAATCTGCGAAGGGCGCAGTCCGTGCTCCTTCACCTGCTTCGGCACTAGGTGCCGAATGGCGATTTGGACCTTTTCTTCCTCGGTATAGCCGCCAAGCTCGATGACTTCCATTCGGTCTCGGAGGGCAGGTGGAATTGTGTCCAACCTATTAGCGGTTGCTACGAAGAACACCTTGGAAAGATCGAACGGCGTATCCAAATAGTGATCACGGAACGTCGAATTCTGCTCCGGGTCCAGAACCTCTAGCAACGCCGAAGAGGGATCGCCGCGGAAGTCGTTGCCGAGCTTATCGATTTCGTCCAGGACCATCACGGGATTATTGGTGCCAACCCGGCGAATCGTCTGGATCAATTGTCCGGGCAAGGCCCCGATGTAGGTTCGGCGGTGGCCGCGAATCTCGGCCTCGTCTCGCATGCCGCCCAGCGACATTCGGGCGTACTTGCGGCCCATTGCGTCGGCGATGGATCGGCCGAGCGAGGTCTTACCCACGCCGGGAGGTCCGACAAAGCAAAGGATCGGCTGGCGGATCACGCCGTCCGTCTTCACCTTGCGCACGGCAAGAAACTCAACGATTCGATCCTTGATCTTGTCCAGGCCGTAGTGGTCCTCGTTTAGCACCTCGAGGGCGTGCTTCAAGTCCAAGTTATCGACCGTCGATTCGTTCCAGGGCAGAGCCGTCAGGGTCTCGATGTAGGTTCTCGCCACCGAGTACTCGGGTGAACCAGGATTCAACCGCTTCAGCCGGTCGTATTCGCGATTCGCTTCCTTCAGCGCCTCGGCAGGCAGCTTGGCTTGGTCGATCTTCAATCGAAGATCATCCAGTTCATCGCCTCGGTCGTCGCCTTCACCCAGTTCTCGCTGAATCGCCTTTAGTTGCTCGCGCAAATAATACTCGCGTTGGTTTTTGCTCAGCTCGGCGTTGACTTCGGTCTGGACTTTCGAGGTCAGCTCCAAAACCCGAACTTCCTTCACCAGCATCTCAAGGAGCTTCTTCAACCGATCCTCAAGATCGGACGTTTCCAAAATCTTTTGCTTATCCTCGACGTTGAAGTGCATGTGCGCGGCCACTAAGTCGGCCATCACGTTGGTCTCGTTGACCGCCTGCGTCAGCGACCGCAGTTCGTCCGGCAGACCCGGCGAAAGGCGAATCGCCTGCTCGAACATCGAGGCGACGGTTCGGCGCAGGGCCTCGATCTCCTCGGCCCCTTCGGCCGGCATCTCCGGTTCGTCGATGGCTTCGATTCGCGCCCGCATGTACGGCGCCTCGGTGATTCGCTCCACGATCTTAAAGCGCTGGATGCCCTGGACGATCAGCCGAACAGAGTCGGGCAGCTTCACCAGCGTCCGCACGATCACCGCGCATCCGTAGTCGAAAACGCCGTCGAAACCAGGCTCGTCTAGCTGCGGGTCGCGCTGGGCCACCACGCCGATCACACGGTTATTGCCGCTCACCGCATCGTCGATGAGCTTCACGCCGCCCTCGCGCGTGATGCTCA
It includes:
- the mgtE gene encoding magnesium transporter, producing the protein MRTDEQALVDRLPNLAQEEDKYKVREQLENVRPEDLADAIQRSDFEIGLAILRKLDAETAAYVLVELPDDTSRSIIAELPDTTVAHYLDILPMDDALDLRDSLSTERFEALLHVIPDQDAQEIRRLLSYPENSAGQLMTEDYVEVAPTDTMSDVLNLIRNTNDEEFETVNYIYVLSEDRHLLGLLTLKRVIRAQPNALARDVMSADIITVNATMPEEEVARVLARYGFSAVPVLDDRGRMLGIITADDAQEILEEAQTEDVLMLGGVTGDAENYLALSIVELVKRRLPWLVVLFVAEFLTGSVLRHYLGKDADDDPSASLAIIAKLQLFVPLLIGAGGNAGSQVTTTITRALALGDVRSRDWFRVIRREFSVALIIGATLGLIGFARVALPVIGWSQPLYFSLTVALSLPCIILWAATVGSVLPIAAKRFGIDPAVMSAPFISTFVDATGLIIYFEVAHRVMTAFGKSF
- the lon gene encoding endopeptidase La → MPDEEERKPVVPEEISILPLRDSVIYPMLIAPLSITREGGVKLIDDAVSGNNRVIGVVAQRDPQLDEPGFDGVFDYGCAVIVRTLVKLPDSVRLIVQGIQRFKIVERITEAPYMRARIEAIDEPEMPAEGAEEIEALRRTVASMFEQAIRLSPGLPDELRSLTQAVNETNVMADLVAAHMHFNVEDKQKILETSDLEDRLKKLLEMLVKEVRVLELTSKVQTEVNAELSKNQREYYLREQLKAIQRELGEGDDRGDELDDLRLKIDQAKLPAEALKEANREYDRLKRLNPGSPEYSVARTYIETLTALPWNESTVDNLDLKHALEVLNEDHYGLDKIKDRIVEFLAVRKVKTDGVIRQPILCFVGPPGVGKTSLGRSIADAMGRKYARMSLGGMRDEAEIRGHRRTYIGALPGQLIQTIRRVGTNNPVMVLDEIDKLGNDFRGDPSSALLEVLDPEQNSTFRDHYLDTPFDLSKVFFVATANRLDTIPPALRDRMEVIELGGYTEEEKVQIAIRHLVPKQVKEHGLRPSQIAFKPEAIQKLVRHYTREAGVRNLEREIGSVVRKVTRQFAEGRTAKLTVTEKFVETALGAPRYLHDLINEREMIPGVAVGLAWTPVGGDVLFIESTEMPGTKGLIVTGQLGDVMRESVTAALSYIRSHAKELKINSEQFEKNEIHVHVPAGAVPKDGPSAGVTMLTALVSLFTKRKVKHRLAMTGEITLSGQVLPVGGIKEKVLAAQRAGVQTLILPDQNKKDYYEDVPAAIRALLSVHFVDRAEQVLRYALEK